A stretch of DNA from Ochotona princeps isolate mOchPri1 chromosome 13, mOchPri1.hap1, whole genome shotgun sequence:
tcataatgtaatttttaagCTATGAAATTTACATCTTTAGGAAAAGCGAGATGAATATATTTTATACTAGCTCTGTTTGTTTCCGTTTATTACCGAAGATGAAGCACTATATGAGAGTAACATTTTCACTTTTTACAGATGTGAAAAACAATATCCTACAATTTACATGTCAATCTGGGAAAGGTGCTCAAAGTAGTCCATTCAACCAACATTAGAAAAAGACACAAACCTTAACATATGTGTGTGGAAATTCAATATGCATAGGGTAAATAAAATGCACTTTTGAGTGAAGTCTACTGTTTaagctttttacatttttattttttgtcatttatcTCCCTATACTCTTCACTGCACAGTCATTTGTTAACTCACAAAACAGTGTGGTCAAAGTAAAACATGGTCAGTTTCCTGTAACCAAGTATACCAAGAGAACCTACAGGGGTTTGCCTACAATCCATCGTTTCTGGTCACCATCCCTGATGACTAAGCTACAACTGCAACATGAATTCTTCTGGAAAAATATCCCATCATCATCCCTGTGCCAATGTCAAGTGCTAATTTTAAAACACTGTGTTGCATATCACACAAAATAGCAATAATGTCATTCACATTAGTTCTAAAATGGGCATTTAAAAGGGATCACAGCCTACCCTCTTATTTTTCAATGAAGACGATGTTTCAGAGGAACTTTTGGAAAGAGTCATGCCTCAGTTGGACTTTTCTCACCTCTAATCAAATTTCCATGTGTCCCTTTGATTTCTATGTGTCAAGAAAAAATGTTTAGTCGCCAGTTCCTTATTCCAGAACTCATAGTGTATTCTGGCTATGTAACAGAATAGGCTTAGCCAACCAGTGAAGCCAGCAAGGATTTTTCTACCAGATTCAGTGTGACTTCATCCTAAGGAGAATAAAATTGTAGAGCTTTCTTTAACTTAGTTATATAACTCCGTAATGATACATTTATGTAATTGTCTcatttacacaaaaatcaacatgaCAAACATGGTACTGAATCACTTTAGTTTATTCATAGACTTTCAGtaatattccatatatatatatatatgtatgtacaagtGGTGAATGTGTGTCTTTATTCAACATTCAGTTGCGCAGTAAGGTTCAGTCAACCTTGATTCAATGACAAACATGAGCATTATGATTTTTCTGAATAGCCTTAAAATGCAATATTTAAAATCACTTTCCCACAGTTCAAATTGCAGGCACATATAATACATTCAAGGTTTTGATGATATTCATACAATATTTTTGAATCCCATGGATTTGAAACTGATTAGAAGAAGATACTAGAAATCTATTCATAGTAACAGTCAACCAATTAGAATTTTCACAATGCATTATAACATCAGTTAGTTCCTATTTTAAGATAAACTCTTAAGCACGAAAAAAAGTGATTCTAAATTGCATGTATGTAGAAGATTCTGTATATTGAGCAGGACTGGATTCCATCAGACGAAGGAGCACCCTCTACTGAGAAGCTGGGAGTCTACTTCACCCTGCACAGAGCATCCCTCAGAGCCTGGTGCACCTGCTTGTTGCGCAGGGTGTAGATGACAGGGTTCAGCACAGGGGTCACCACTGTGTTCACCAGAGCAGCCTGTCTGTTGAAGTCCACCCTGCTCGTCTGCTTTGGTTTGATGTATATAAAAAAGCAGCTGCCATACATGAGAGAGAGGACAATGAGGTGAGATGAGCAGGTGGAGAACGCTTTCTTTCGCTCCTTGGCTGATGGCAGCCTCACTATTGTGATTACAATGTTGCTGTATGCAATGATGGTTAAAAGGAAGGAtgtaaaaagaactaaaaaagcAAGATTGAAGAACAACGTCTCAATAGACATGGTTTCCGAGCAAGAGAGCTTAGCCAAGGGCCCAAAATCACAGAAGAAGTGGAGGATGACATTGGGGCCACAGAAGGACAACTGGGATAGCGTCACTACTGGAACCAGCATGAAGAGGAATCCCAAAGCTAGGCAGGCAGTGACCAGGAGGACGCACACTTTGGGGCTCATGATGCTGGAGTAACGCAGAGGTTTGCAAATGGCCAGGTACCGATCCAGGGACAACACAGCCATAAGGAAGAAGATAGTTGCTCCCaggataagaaagaaaaaggcttGTGTGAAGCATGCAGCAAAGGAAATCGTTTGCTTCCCTGACAGGAAGATGGTCAGCAGTTTGGGAATAACAGAGTTTATGAAGCAACATTCCACAAAGGAGAAACTgctgaggaagaagtacatgggtgtcTGGAGGCGACGGTCAGCCCAGGTGACGGTGATGATGAGCGTGTTTCCCATGAGGGAGGCCaggtatgccagcaggtgcaccaGGAACAAGATGTTCCCCAGGTGCTGGATCGCAGGGAACCCCTCCAGGATGAACTCCTGCACTGAAGTGTTGCTTCCGGCATGCCTCATCAGCAGCTTTTCCATTTCCTCTACAACTTTCGCCGTGCTGACTTGCGATGTCAgaactgttgaaagcagaattatatttcatttgtCTTACTGTAGCTTAGGCCattggactgtgtgtgtgtaggtgacactacttgttatttttaaaaatatttgtttatatttgcttgtttatttatttgaaaggaaagggaAACATTATTTTGAAATCTACTGAGAAAAGCCACAAATGCACAAGACACGTCTACTTATACCAGGCCAATTGTATCACCCTGAATCTCAATCAGCCCTCCATGTGGGAAATGGTTGCGGGGCTtaaactatttgagccatcactcgTGATCTCCAAGTTATATTATGTGCAGAAAGGATAAATTGAGCATAATACTTAATTCAAATGGAAACATCGCATATGGAATGTTGTCATTCCATTACATCAAACTGGCTGAAATGCTTGTCCCATGAGTTTTAATAGTGTAACATTTTTTGGGCcccacggcgtggcctagctgctaagtcctcgccttgaacgccccgggatcccatatgggcgccggttctaatcccagaagctccacttcccatccagctccctgcttgtggcctgggaaagcagtcgaggatggcccaatgcattgggacactgcacccgcgtgggagacctggaagaggttccaggttcccggctttggattggcgcagcaccggcccgttgcggctcacttggggagtgaatcatcggatggatgatcttcctctctgtctctcctcctctctgtgtatccggctttccaataaaaatgaataaatttttaagaaaggaaTGTAACATTTTACACATAGCTTTCCCCCTTGCTatatacaaacaaaaacatttttattcatgAGTATAATGACTGAAACGTATAGTTacgaaaacaaaattttattctaAGTACCTGTCTGCCTAAGGTATAATGGAATGTTAAGAGCATTAGTCATTTTCTTTGCAGTCTATTTTCAAGCAATaaaacagtatttcttttttgtgcaactgaatatatttttgtcataCTACTCAGAAAGAACTCACATGTACAGTAAGAGGTATATTAGAAAAATTGGATCTTACAAAAAACAATTTTTGTCATGAAATTCTGTAATGCCACAGAATTCTTTGTTAGGTGTTATGGTTTTAATTTCTAGTTTGTGGACatgaattcattttgaaaaaaaaaaaacattttaatgtccTCAAACTACTGTTACAAGAATTCATTAGTTTGTAAGAGTCACAGAGTAGCATGAATAGGAATGCCAGAGGCTCAGCCCAGCCTCTTTCCTCCCAACATCGGTCAGTAACAGGGTAcctttccttccatctgctgccaagTGATGCTGCAGAAGGGAATCTTCTTGATGCTCCCTCTCTATCCAGTTTTGGAATGCCCACCAGCAGACAGAGCAGTGATATGACTTAATTTCAATACTTCTAATTTCTTCTGTCTCTTGGTTTCGACTATGTAACATAAATATTGTCTTTGACCCTGTAAGTCCACAAGCAAATCTCCAGTGACACTTTGCCACACTGAACAAATCGTGTTCCTCTTAAAACTCTGAGCGCTCTTACTTAGCCAAAACAAACAATCCCAATCCTtttagtgtgtgagatctgtttGAAGATAAACAGAGTCTATTCGTCTAGAACCAATGAATGATGAGATGACCCTTGCCGCCTAAGCCACGTACTCACCAACACTCGGTTACCAGCCTCTGTGGCGCTTCACTATTCTGAAGAAACTTGTGCATAATACTTGCTAATCACAGATCTTTGATGAGCCCAGGGTTTCCAAGCTAGGAGTAATCAAAACGGTAACACAGTGACAGAAAGGAACTCATCTTTTTCTGTAAATTGCATCTGAGTCCATTGGCACTCCCTAAGATCTCTCATAGACTCGCAGTCGGCTCCAGCTCTCTCAAATTCCTACTTTGTCCTACTGCTACTGCAACAAGTTCTAGCAAATGACCTTACTCCCAGGAAACATGCTGCATGGTAACAATGAGACAAGAAGTAGCCTCCTCACTTGACTTGGTCTGAACTCTCTTATTTAGCCAAAACAAACAGTCCCAACTATTTTACGGTGTGAGAGCTGTTTGAAGAAGAACAGACTTTGCTTCCACTTTTGGATGTAGATTCTGTGTTTCCAAAATACATGTTGGAATATTCAGCTTCCCACTACTCTACCTGTATGATCTGGGAGCATCCCCATATGATTGAGAGCAGAGGCAAAATTTATACAGAGCTTGCCCATCATATGTTTATCATTGGACTGCCTCTCGCCACTCCTCTGTAGCCACCAGGGCCAGTGGGCCATGACATCACTGAGATGGGACAAAGCCATCTACACATCAGTGTCCCTCTAGGAACCTTGGTAGCTGCTAATTGGGCACTGCATAACAGAAAGTTATACAAGCATCACAGTTGTTCTTGCATTGTATGTGCAAGTATAATATTGTACATTTTCCTATGAACATCACTGAAAGTAAAAAGGATCTGTGGTTCAATGGTTTATATTTTCCCAGAGAGTGTAGTGTTACTACATGAAAGTGATAGGTAAAGCAGTGAACTTTGACCCATAGTGGAAGCAATGAGGTGCCCCTCACCCTAACACTGTCATAGCAGTGTACAGCTCAGATAAAACCACACGTttcaggcccggtggcgtggcctagcggctaagtcctcgccttgaacgccccggaatcccatatgggcgccggttctaatcccggcagctccacttcccatcaagctccctgcttgtggcctgggaaagcagtcgaggacggcccaatgcattgggaccctgcacccgcgtgggagacccggaagagattccaggttcccggcttcagatcagcgtgcaccggcctgttgcggctcacttggggagtgaatcttcggacggaagatcttcctctctgtctctccacctctgtgtatatctgactttgtaataaataaataaatctttaaaaaaaaaaaaacctacacattTCTGTAGCAGGCAGACATCATAACACCCCACATGTGCCCCATTTCACCAAAAATTAACTTGTCATACAAAGAAATTAAGTATCACAATTGAAATTCAACACAATCAATAGATTGCAAGATGAAGATGACAGAGATGCAAGAAACATTGgagaatagcttgtggaggactgAGGTAAGTTCTACTTCAGACATTTGGTAGAATTGAGCAGTGAAGCCTTGCAGGCCATGGCTTTCCTTGGTTGCCAGTCATTTAATTACTGATTGAATCTCAGTCATTGTTATAGATCTGCTTAGATTATTGATTGCCTCATGATTTGATTTGGGTAATGTGCGTGTCCGGAAGTCTATCCATCTCATCTAGATCTTCTGATGTGTTAGTGTCCAGTTGCTTGTAATCATTCCTGATTATGCTATGACTGTCTGAAATGCCCATTGTTATATTTCCGTTTTGGTCTCTGATTCTTTTGATGTTTATCTTCTCcctgctatgtgtgtgtgtgtgtgtgtgtgtgtgtgtgtgtgtgtgtgtgtgtgtgtgtgttttgaccaGTTGGGGTAGTGGGAATCTAGTTTGTGGATTTTCTCAAGGAACCAGCTCTATGATTCATTAATCTTTTGTGTTGTTCTTTGGGTCTCTGTTTGGCTTATTTTCTCcctcattttgattatttctttttttattgctaaccttgggattgttttgctgttgtttttatagTTCCTTCACACATATGGAGAGCACATTTACTTGGGGACTTTCTGATTTCTAGAAATTAGCATTCCTCTTAATACTGCCTTGAGTTAAGTTTTGGTAAGTTGTTCTGGAGTCCTCATTGGTTTCAAAGAACTCTTTTCTTTCCCCCCTCTGGTTTCTTCTATACACCCGACTGTTCATGTCGCgtcatattattc
This window harbors:
- the LOC131481618 gene encoding olfactory receptor 6C4-like — encoded protein: MEKLLMRHAGSNTSVQEFILEGFPAIQHLGNILFLVHLLAYLASLMGNTLIITVTWADRRLQTPMYFFLSSFSFVECCFINSVIPKLLTIFLSGKQTISFAACFTQAFFFLILGATIFFLMAVLSLDRYLAICKPLRYSSIMSPKVCVLLVTACLALGFLFMLVPVVTLSQLSFCGPNVILHFFCDFGPLAKLSCSETMSIETLFFNLAFLVLFTSFLLTIIAYSNIVITIVRLPSAKERKKAFSTCSSHLIVLSLMYGSCFFIYIKPKQTSRVDFNRQAALVNTVVTPVLNPVIYTLRNKQVHQALRDALCRVK